A window of the Streptomyces sp. Ag109_O5-10 genome harbors these coding sequences:
- a CDS encoding DUF2848 family protein: MTSPSGRGRRRRRGDPCRRSCHPALTAIRSVQLGTPPTTVPYWIDVLRSRGALDTGTVLISGTIPLASGVDRFADGWSVELADPATGDTIRLHYDVQPMPAPIG; encoded by the coding sequence GTGACCAGTCCGTCTGGTCGAGGCCGGCGAAGACGACGCGGAGATCCATGCCGCAGATCGTGCCACCCGGCACTGACAGCGATCCGTTCTGTCCAGCTCGGTACGCCGCCGACGACTGTCCCGTACTGGATCGACGTCCTGCGCTCGCGGGGCGCGCTCGACACCGGCACCGTCCTGATCTCCGGCACCATCCCCCTGGCCTCCGGCGTCGACCGGTTCGCCGACGGCTGGAGCGTGGAACTGGCCGACCCCGCCACCGGAGACACGATCCGCCTCCACTACGACGTCCAGCCCATGCCGGCCCCCATCGGCTGA
- a CDS encoding TetR/AcrR family transcriptional regulator translates to MSPHVLPAPKEPAKPLRRDAQRNRDAIVAAARKAFAEQGLDASLEGVAREAGVAIGTVYRHFPRRLDLVEELFTAKFTDLLAAAEEAAAMDDAWEAFCHYLERLCELQACDRAFNDLVSARLPVHALGRGMFERAQERGAQVFHAAQEQGVLRDDVTPEDLAFVIWSQAGIIQATRAVAPNAWRRHLHLMLDAFRAQCAHELPEPPLTPRQVDQTLTTLECPEAECHECHEEA, encoded by the coding sequence ATGAGCCCGCACGTCCTGCCCGCGCCGAAGGAGCCGGCCAAGCCGCTGCGCCGCGACGCGCAGCGCAACCGGGACGCGATCGTGGCCGCCGCCCGCAAGGCCTTCGCCGAGCAGGGGCTGGACGCGTCCCTGGAGGGTGTCGCCCGCGAGGCGGGCGTCGCGATCGGGACGGTCTACCGGCACTTCCCCCGCAGGCTCGACCTGGTCGAGGAGCTCTTCACCGCGAAGTTCACCGATCTGCTGGCCGCGGCCGAGGAGGCCGCGGCCATGGACGACGCCTGGGAAGCGTTCTGCCACTACCTGGAGCGGCTCTGCGAGCTGCAGGCCTGTGACCGCGCGTTCAACGACCTGGTCTCGGCCCGGCTGCCGGTCCACGCGCTCGGCAGGGGAATGTTCGAGCGCGCGCAGGAGCGGGGCGCCCAGGTCTTCCACGCCGCCCAGGAGCAGGGCGTCCTCCGCGACGACGTCACCCCGGAGGACCTGGCTTTCGTGATCTGGTCCCAGGCCGGGATCATCCAGGCCACGCGCGCCGTCGCCCCCAACGCCTGGCGGCGCCACCTGCACCTGATGCTCGACGCGTTCCGCGCCCAGTGCGCCCATGAGCTGCCGGAGCCGCCGCTGACCCCGCGGCAGGTCGACCAGACCCTCACCACGCTGGAGTGCCCCGAAGCGGAATGCCACGAGTGCCACGAGGAGGCATGA
- a CDS encoding DUF4239 domain-containing protein: MSLWLLNHFSTFTLAVVTVGGTVALAVAGSVLLRRRYPSLAGGEHNDMVGVTLGMFGAIYGIILAFVIVTLWTQLEDTQTIVAAEATDAALITRDAAAFPAVVRDRLDSAMSGYVHAVVEDQWPRMRAGHPSYGATETHLQAAFQVLQTYDPKGEQEQVFYEQTVGHLDDVASQRRARITMARQELPPLLQALAVGGALVLVPLTFLFGMRKLRVQILFVASVAGLVGFSLLLVFVLDRPFSGDLSVSPAPYREGALARYWQPAQR, translated from the coding sequence ATGTCCCTCTGGCTGCTCAATCATTTCAGCACCTTCACGTTGGCCGTCGTGACCGTCGGCGGCACCGTTGCGCTGGCCGTCGCCGGCAGTGTGCTGCTGCGGCGCAGGTATCCGTCGCTGGCCGGCGGGGAGCACAACGACATGGTCGGTGTGACGCTCGGGATGTTCGGCGCCATCTACGGGATCATCCTCGCGTTCGTGATCGTCACGCTGTGGACGCAGCTGGAGGACACCCAGACCATCGTCGCCGCCGAGGCCACCGACGCGGCGCTCATCACCCGGGACGCTGCCGCGTTCCCGGCGGTGGTGCGGGACCGCCTCGACTCGGCGATGAGCGGCTACGTCCACGCGGTCGTCGAGGACCAGTGGCCGCGGATGCGCGCGGGACACCCCAGCTACGGGGCCACGGAGACCCATCTCCAGGCCGCCTTCCAGGTGTTGCAGACGTACGACCCGAAAGGCGAGCAGGAGCAGGTCTTCTACGAGCAGACCGTCGGCCATCTCGACGACGTCGCCTCCCAGCGGCGCGCCCGCATCACCATGGCCCGCCAGGAACTTCCCCCGCTGCTCCAGGCCCTGGCCGTCGGGGGCGCACTGGTCCTGGTCCCGCTCACGTTCCTGTTCGGCATGCGCAAACTGAGGGTCCAGATCCTCTTCGTCGCCTCGGTCGCCGGGCTCGTCGGCTTCAGCCTGCTCCTCGTCTTCGTCCTGGACCGCCCCTTCTCCGGCGACCTCAGTGTCAGCCCGGCCCCGTACCGCGAAGGGGCCCTCGCCCGGTACTGGCAGCCGGCGCAGCGCTGA
- a CDS encoding alpha/beta fold hydrolase, protein MAPAAPAVHHRTATVDGLEVFYREAGDPEAPVVVLLHGFPTSSHMFRNLIPALADRYRVIAPDHIGFGQSAMPSPEDFPYTFDALTDVTDGLLRQLGVERFAMYVQDYGAPIGWRLALRAPDRVTAIITQNGNAYEEGFVKPFWDGVFAYAASPGPETEASMRGALTLEATRWQYLNGVADPSLVSPDNWVHDQALLDRPGNAGIQLGLFRDYPTNVDLYPRVHQYFRDSQVPLLAVWGANDEIFGPAGAEAFRQDLPDAEIHLLDSGHFALESHLGVITEHIRDFLARALALALA, encoded by the coding sequence ATGGCACCCGCGGCACCCGCAGTCCACCACCGCACCGCCACCGTCGACGGCCTGGAGGTCTTCTACCGGGAGGCCGGCGACCCGGAGGCACCCGTGGTCGTCCTCCTGCACGGCTTCCCGACCAGCTCGCACATGTTCCGCAACCTGATCCCGGCGCTCGCCGACCGCTACCGCGTGATCGCCCCCGACCACATCGGGTTCGGCCAGTCCGCCATGCCGAGCCCCGAGGACTTCCCGTACACCTTCGACGCCCTCACGGACGTCACCGACGGCCTGCTCCGGCAACTGGGTGTCGAGCGGTTCGCGATGTACGTGCAGGACTACGGCGCGCCCATCGGCTGGCGGCTCGCCCTCCGGGCCCCGGACCGGGTCACCGCGATCATCACCCAGAACGGCAACGCCTACGAGGAGGGCTTCGTCAAGCCCTTCTGGGACGGCGTCTTCGCCTACGCAGCGTCCCCCGGGCCGGAGACCGAGGCGTCGATGCGCGGGGCCCTGACGCTCGAGGCCACCCGCTGGCAGTACCTGAACGGGGTCGCCGACCCCAGCCTGGTCAGCCCCGACAACTGGGTCCACGACCAGGCCCTCCTCGACCGGCCGGGCAACGCCGGGATCCAGCTCGGGCTCTTCCGCGACTACCCCACCAACGTGGACCTCTACCCGCGGGTCCACCAGTACTTCCGCGACTCGCAGGTCCCGCTGCTGGCGGTCTGGGGCGCCAACGACGAGATCTTCGGCCCCGCGGGCGCGGAGGCCTTCCGCCAGGACCTGCCCGACGCCGAGATCCACCTCCTCGACAGCGGCCACTTCGCCCTGGAGAGTCACCTCGGCGTCATCACCGAACACATCCGCGACTTCCTCGCCCGCGCCCTCGCCCTCGCCCTCGCCTGA
- a CDS encoding TetR-like C-terminal domain-containing protein — protein sequence MGLLAHRVGVRAPSLYKHVDGQQDLNRRIAARALGEAADAVGGAALGHVGRDALAAAARAFRAFVLAHPGRYAATIGTEPAGRDDPLAVAGQRLLGAFTAVLSGYEIPESDADHALRTLRALCHGFATLQADNGFQWSSGIDESFDWLIAFADRGLRATARRT from the coding sequence ATGGGCCTGCTGGCCCACCGGGTGGGCGTGCGCGCCCCCTCCCTGTACAAGCACGTGGACGGCCAGCAGGACCTCAACCGGCGCATCGCCGCCCGGGCGCTCGGCGAGGCCGCCGACGCCGTCGGCGGAGCGGCCCTGGGGCACGTGGGCCGCGACGCCCTGGCGGCCGCGGCCCGCGCCTTCCGCGCCTTCGTCCTGGCGCACCCCGGCCGGTACGCCGCGACGATCGGCACCGAACCGGCCGGCCGCGACGACCCCCTGGCCGTCGCGGGGCAGCGGCTGCTCGGCGCGTTCACGGCCGTCCTGAGCGGCTACGAGATCCCCGAGTCCGACGCGGACCACGCCCTGCGCACGCTCCGCGCGCTCTGCCACGGCTTCGCGACGCTGCAGGCGGACAACGGCTTTCAGTGGAGCTCCGGCATCGACGAGAGCTTCGACTGGCTGATCGCCTTCGCCGACCGGGGCCTGCGCGCCACCGCACGGCGCACGTGA
- a CDS encoding SsgA family sporulation/cell division regulator — protein MRAVRIVTCEFPVEFVLSPEMAVPMRAALRYEADDPYAVRTVFHPPGQGSVEWFFGRDMLAEALRGHTGRGDVRMWPSADAGRDVVFVALRAPAGSALLRFPARDVESFLRETWSAVPPGAESARLDLDAELAQLLAGN, from the coding sequence GTGAGAGCGGTCAGAATCGTGACGTGCGAGTTCCCCGTGGAGTTCGTCCTGTCACCCGAGATGGCGGTGCCGATGCGCGCGGCACTGCGGTACGAGGCGGACGACCCCTACGCGGTCCGTACCGTCTTCCACCCCCCGGGCCAGGGGTCGGTCGAGTGGTTCTTCGGCCGCGACATGCTCGCCGAGGCGCTGCGCGGGCACACCGGGCGGGGGGACGTGCGCATGTGGCCGAGTGCCGACGCGGGACGCGACGTGGTCTTCGTCGCGCTGCGTGCGCCGGCCGGGTCGGCCCTGCTCCGGTTCCCCGCGCGGGACGTGGAGTCCTTCCTCCGCGAGACGTGGTCCGCGGTGCCGCCGGGGGCGGAATCCGCCCGGCTCGACCTGGACGCGGAGCTGGCGCAGCTGCTGGCCGGGAACTGA
- a CDS encoding glycosyl hydrolase yields the protein MSAPTRKRRWFTICAITASAALVAIPAGAASGRDSGPFGARALARLAAERAQSVGAARPEAKAQDDGGDDGNEADEIAEGADQYAEARTSPGVVAPGAYGAAWNDLAHLSSTGGRWRNITDLPYNSDDPRYRDYDSNSSGGSGDVTGRMAAMAADDDGYVYAGSAGGGVWRSRTGGGRWRPISDKLPSQSTGALALDRAGRLWLGTGEATTNADAYLGSGVYVLSDPRHGTFASRSRVGGAELESTTIHELRFGGGKVWAATSEGVWSHSTKKLTGAWKLEFAPNPDYLPGGSLANDASAAYKNIANDIAIDPKNPSKVVLAVGWRSGDDYNGFYTKGSDGTWTRITSGLGDLPADPDNVGNVTFARSADGSRYYAIDQSPEQLNTNPDSGLEGIYVSKSGSPTGPWTKIADYRGLAAAGSALTTSGYMPGVQAWYNQFLTVDPANAEHVYAGLEEVYETKDGGTSWSTVGPYWNFSFPCWNIDPAKQTGDCSQTTHSDQHGVAIGSYHGKSFVYVGNDGGAYKRPVDGSQDASGHATDWTSLNDGTIDTLQYYSVGVGKDLTYGGVSVTGGLQDNGQSILRSNDKVMGSDFGGDGGDTLTDPANGCNIAEEYVYLAVQVTQNCAVNDGSWVTDPSRITSYNVAPADNATGEARFIAPITADAKNSSTWIAGGRHIWVQTHGYAIRSGNEWTSVYDLGAGRTATAVAASGGKVYAAWCGPCNNQGFARGISVGNADGTGWHDITLPSTGADGSVPNRYLAGFAVDPKNADHVFLAVNGFSRHWTEGPGAGVGHVFESTDGGTTWKDISKNLPDVPTNSAVVTPNGGLAVATDLGVVYRAPGRTTWKRVGSLPAVAVLQLKLGPDGRTLYAATHGRGIYTTDVRDCR from the coding sequence GTGTCAGCACCGACCCGCAAGAGACGTTGGTTCACGATCTGCGCCATCACCGCATCCGCCGCACTCGTGGCGATACCCGCCGGTGCGGCGTCCGGCCGGGACAGCGGTCCCTTCGGGGCCCGCGCGCTCGCCCGGCTCGCCGCCGAGCGGGCGCAGTCGGTGGGCGCCGCAAGACCCGAAGCGAAGGCCCAGGACGACGGCGGTGACGACGGCAACGAGGCCGACGAGATAGCCGAGGGCGCGGACCAGTACGCGGAGGCCCGCACCTCACCCGGCGTCGTCGCACCGGGCGCGTACGGAGCCGCCTGGAACGACCTGGCCCACCTGTCCAGCACCGGCGGCAGGTGGCGCAACATCACCGACCTGCCCTACAACTCGGACGACCCGCGCTACCGGGACTACGACTCCAACTCCAGCGGCGGCTCGGGCGATGTGACCGGCCGGATGGCCGCGATGGCCGCTGACGACGACGGGTACGTGTACGCGGGCAGCGCGGGCGGCGGAGTGTGGCGCTCGCGTACCGGAGGCGGCCGCTGGCGGCCCATCAGCGACAAACTGCCCTCGCAGTCCACCGGCGCACTCGCGCTGGACCGCGCGGGGCGGTTGTGGCTGGGCACCGGCGAGGCGACGACCAACGCGGACGCCTACCTCGGCAGTGGTGTGTACGTCCTGTCCGACCCGCGGCACGGCACCTTCGCCTCCCGCAGCCGGGTCGGCGGTGCCGAACTGGAGTCGACCACCATCCACGAGCTGCGCTTCGGCGGCGGCAAGGTGTGGGCGGCGACCAGCGAGGGCGTGTGGAGCCACTCCACGAAGAAGCTCACCGGTGCCTGGAAGCTGGAGTTCGCGCCCAACCCCGACTATCTGCCCGGCGGTTCCCTCGCGAACGACGCCTCGGCCGCGTACAAGAACATCGCCAACGACATCGCGATCGACCCCAAGAACCCGTCCAAGGTGGTCCTCGCGGTCGGCTGGCGCAGCGGCGACGACTACAACGGCTTCTACACCAAGGGCTCCGACGGCACCTGGACGCGGATCACCAGCGGCCTGGGCGATCTGCCCGCCGACCCGGACAACGTCGGCAACGTCACCTTCGCCCGCTCGGCCGACGGCTCGCGCTACTACGCCATCGACCAGTCCCCGGAACAGCTGAACACCAACCCGGACAGCGGCCTGGAGGGGATCTACGTCTCCAAGTCCGGTTCTCCCACCGGTCCGTGGACGAAGATCGCCGACTACCGGGGTCTGGCCGCCGCCGGCTCGGCGCTCACCACCAGCGGATACATGCCGGGCGTGCAGGCCTGGTACAACCAGTTCCTGACCGTCGACCCGGCGAACGCGGAGCACGTGTACGCGGGTCTTGAGGAGGTCTACGAGACGAAGGACGGCGGCACCAGCTGGTCGACCGTCGGCCCGTACTGGAACTTCTCCTTCCCGTGCTGGAACATCGACCCGGCCAAGCAGACGGGCGACTGCAGTCAGACCACCCACTCCGACCAGCACGGCGTCGCGATCGGCAGCTACCACGGCAAGAGCTTCGTCTACGTCGGCAACGACGGTGGCGCCTACAAGCGCCCGGTCGACGGCTCCCAGGACGCCTCCGGGCACGCCACCGACTGGACCTCGCTCAACGACGGCACGATCGACACCCTCCAGTACTACTCGGTGGGCGTCGGCAAGGACCTGACCTACGGCGGCGTCTCCGTCACCGGCGGCCTGCAGGACAACGGCCAGTCCATCCTGCGCAGCAACGACAAGGTCATGGGCTCCGACTTCGGCGGCGACGGCGGCGACACCCTCACCGACCCGGCCAACGGCTGCAACATCGCCGAGGAGTACGTCTACCTGGCCGTCCAGGTCACCCAGAACTGCGCCGTGAACGACGGGAGCTGGGTCACCGACCCCAGCAGGATCACGTCGTACAACGTGGCTCCCGCCGACAACGCCACCGGTGAGGCCCGCTTCATCGCCCCGATCACGGCCGACGCGAAGAACAGCTCGACCTGGATCGCCGGCGGCCGCCACATCTGGGTCCAGACCCACGGCTACGCCATCCGCAGCGGCAACGAGTGGACCAGCGTGTACGACCTCGGCGCCGGCCGCACCGCGACCGCCGTCGCGGCCTCGGGCGGCAAGGTGTACGCGGCCTGGTGCGGCCCCTGCAACAACCAGGGCTTCGCCCGCGGCATCTCCGTCGGCAACGCGGACGGCACCGGCTGGCACGACATCACCCTGCCGAGCACGGGTGCGGACGGCAGCGTGCCCAACCGCTACCTCGCCGGGTTCGCCGTCGACCCGAAGAACGCCGACCACGTCTTCCTCGCGGTCAACGGCTTCTCCCGGCACTGGACCGAGGGTCCCGGCGCCGGCGTCGGCCACGTCTTCGAGTCCACCGACGGCGGCACCACCTGGAAGGACATCTCGAAGAACCTGCCCGACGTGCCGACGAACTCCGCGGTCGTCACACCGAACGGCGGCCTCGCCGTCGCCACCGACCTCGGGGTCGTCTACCGCGCACCGGGCCGCACGACCTGGAAGCGCGTCGGCAGCCTCCCGGCCGTCGCCGTGCTCCAGCTGAAGCTGGGCCCGGACGGCAGGACGCTGTACGCGGCCACCCACGGCCGCGGCATCTACACGACCGACGTGCGCGACTGCAGGTGA
- a CDS encoding alpha/beta fold hydrolase, whose translation MTEYLAVDGGTIAYEVAGSGPLVVLAHGMGDSRAAYRAVVPRLVAAGYRVAAVDLRGCGESSADWPDWSRTAIAGDLLAVIRHLGGPAVLVGHSISGGAATVAAALEPSLVTAVVELAPFTRKQSVRLGDLRVGRFRRGMLRLIGAGVLGSVPLWRSYLDVAYPGVKPADWAERLGRIDAMLREPGRMKALKGMGRTTPADAGAHLGNVRCPVLVVMGTLDPDWADPHAEGAAIVDALPAGLGGLEMIEGAGHYPHDQFPDQVMSHVLPFLRSAAARA comes from the coding sequence ATGACCGAGTACCTCGCCGTCGACGGCGGCACGATCGCTTACGAGGTGGCGGGGTCCGGCCCGCTGGTCGTCCTCGCGCACGGGATGGGCGACAGCCGCGCCGCGTACCGCGCCGTGGTCCCCCGGCTGGTGGCGGCGGGCTACCGGGTCGCCGCGGTCGATCTGCGCGGCTGCGGCGAGTCCAGCGCCGACTGGCCCGACTGGAGCCGCACCGCCATCGCCGGCGACCTGCTCGCCGTGATCCGCCACCTGGGCGGCCCGGCCGTGCTCGTCGGCCACTCGATATCCGGCGGTGCCGCCACCGTCGCCGCGGCGCTGGAACCCTCGCTGGTCACCGCGGTCGTCGAACTGGCGCCGTTCACCCGCAAGCAGTCGGTCCGCCTGGGCGACCTGCGGGTCGGGCGGTTCCGGCGGGGCATGCTGCGGCTGATCGGCGCGGGCGTGCTCGGCAGCGTGCCGCTGTGGCGGTCGTACCTCGACGTCGCCTACCCCGGCGTGAAGCCGGCCGACTGGGCCGAGCGGCTGGGCCGGATCGACGCCATGCTCCGCGAGCCGGGCCGGATGAAGGCCCTGAAGGGCATGGGCCGCACCACCCCGGCCGACGCCGGCGCGCACCTGGGCAACGTCCGCTGCCCCGTGCTGGTCGTGATGGGCACCCTCGACCCCGACTGGGCCGACCCGCACGCCGAGGGCGCGGCGATCGTCGACGCCCTGCCCGCCGGCCTCGGCGGCCTGGAGATGATCGAGGGCGCCGGACACTACCCGCACGACCAGTTCCCCGACCAGGTGATGTCGCACGTGCTCCCCTTCCTCCGGTCGGCCGCCGCCCGTGCCTAG
- a CDS encoding ATP-binding protein: MVTPLKNRASDEQEPGAPLRHRLTWDTADSPIADARVAVRALLARAGHHPDRLPSQDAQLVVSELVTNAVRHAPGPGGLALEVSPDAGLLRIAVSDGSRRPPVLPARDPARVGGHGLHLVTRLCEGLITLEQETGKLVVAHLRLRDPTAR, from the coding sequence ATGGTCACCCCGCTGAAGAATCGGGCCTCGGACGAACAGGAACCCGGGGCGCCCCTGCGACACCGCCTCACCTGGGACACCGCGGACAGCCCGATCGCCGACGCCCGGGTCGCCGTACGCGCCCTGCTGGCCCGGGCCGGGCACCATCCGGACCGCCTGCCGAGCCAGGACGCCCAGCTCGTCGTCAGTGAGCTGGTCACCAACGCGGTGCGCCACGCACCCGGACCGGGCGGTCTGGCCCTGGAGGTGTCGCCCGACGCCGGCCTGCTGCGCATCGCCGTGAGCGACGGTTCGCGCCGGCCGCCCGTCCTGCCCGCCCGCGACCCCGCCCGCGTCGGCGGCCACGGCCTGCACCTGGTCACCCGGCTGTGCGAAGGGCTGATCACGCTGGAACAGGAGACCGGCAAGCTGGTCGTCGCCCACCTGCGGTTGCGCGACCCCACCGCCCGCTAG